Part of the Paenibacillus guangzhouensis genome is shown below.
GAACTACTTGAAGGTCTGGTCTCCGTTCCACGCAGCAGCGGTTCAGCAGCCGATGACGGACTTCAAAATCTTATCCGAAGATAAGCTCGTTCAACAGGCCTCGTACGGCGATAAATTGCAAGTTATTGCGAACTTCTCGAATCGCAAAGTCAACGTGTCGACCGATACGATCCCTCCACGCGCGGCGCTCATTCTCCAGAATGGGCAGTGTACGTTGTTCCAAGCGCCTGAGGAATAAGTTGTTCATAGCACAGAAGGACATCGCGTTCACATTCGGAACGGATGTCCTTCTTCGCAATAATTTACCTAACAACAATTCGTTACCCTCTCCAGGTTAACACCGCAAGAACTGGCCGATGATCTGATGCGACATCTTCTCTAAGCAGAAATGCCTCTTCCACATGCCATTGATTTTTCGTGCCAACCATAATGTAGTCGATTTTCCCGTCTTCGGGATTCGTCCAATCGGTGATGTTCGCCGTGGCATCGGTCCACGCTTCAGTCAAGCGTTTCATCGTATCTGAGCTGGGTACAGCATTCAAATCTCCTGCAAGAATATAAGGCGAGTCCTGCCCATGCAGCTTCAAGATCACTTCAGCCTGTGCCGCTTGGATCTCTTTGGGGTTCCATTCCAAATGTGCTGCGGAGAACGTGACTGGAGGCACATGGCTCCCAACATCCAGCTTTGCCGTTAACACGATGCGCTGTTCACCATGTTCCATGTTCGGCAGGTTCGTCTTCTGTGCTGAGATAATCGTGAATCGCGTTAAGATGGCCACGCCGTACTCGCCATCCATCAAGTCGATCGCATGTCCGAATACCCCCGTCATCCCCATCAGTCGGGCAAGCTCCGCTGTCTGATCCACATCATCGCTGCGCGGAACACATTTATCTACCTCTTGCAGTGCAATAATGTCCGGCTGCAGTGATTTCATCACCTTCGCGATCCGCTCAAGATCGACAACCCCATCCATCCCTTCTCCATGATGAATATTGTAGGTCAATACACGCAGCCTTACAGATGATTGCTCCTTCCTGTTCATCTCCATACGCTTACAACCCATCCTCTCCACTTAGACGGTTCATCTGCTTTTCTTCAAGATATCACACTTCCATCGAAAAAGGCATGCGCCTCAGGAAAAATCTTCTTGAGGGAATGCCTATATTCTCTTTGCGCTGAACAACGTTTACCTCAAGAGCACTTCAGTCTCCATATTCCGATACATAATCACGCGATTCCGTCCTGCATGTTTGGCCGCATATAACGCCTCATCCGCCTTCTTCAGTAAGAGATCCATACGTTCTTCCGAACCCTCTGCATTCGAAGAAATGCCTATCGATAACGTGACTGTCCGACCAATCGGACTAATGGACTTCTCCATCCTAGCTCGTATCCGCTCCGCAACGATAAAGGCTTCTTGTTCGGTCGTATCCGGCATAAGAATCGTAAACTCTTCCCCGCCATACCGACAGCAGAAGTCCTGGTCCCGTTTCTCTTCCATCATCACCATCGCGAGGAATTTCAACACTTCATCGCCACGTTGATGACCGTATGTATCGTTCACAGACTTGAACCGATCCAGATCCAACATTGCTAATGCATAAGATATTCCTTGCTCTTCCCAGAGCGACGTTAGGTCCATCATCGTTCGACGGTTCGTTAAGCCTGTTAATGGATCCGTCTTCGCTTCTTGCGAGAGCTCATCCGTCTTCTGCTTCATCCGATTGAATGCAATGGCAATGGTCTTCGCAAGCTCATTCGTCTCGTAATTCCAGCTCGGTTGAAGCGGAATCGAAGTTAGACTCTCATCCCCTTGCGAGAGTCGCGACGCCGCATTCGCGAGCTGGTATAAGGGCTTGGATAATCGGCGGGCAAGCCAGATCGACAACAACAATAGAACAATCAAGTACGGCATAGAGAACACGAGCATATTCTGAATAAGCTTGTTACTGCGTGCTTGAATATAGCTCTCTGGCGTCTGTGATACGATACCCCAACCGACTTCATCCACTTTCGCAAATCCAGCTAGATACGTAACTCCCTTGATGTTAGTCACGGTTTGTTGACCGCTGTTCCCTTGAATTAGATTCTGCACAACGGGATTCTGATCTACCTTCTCTGCAATACGTGATGAATCTGGATGATAGATCAATCGTCCCGACGCATCGACGACATAATAATACGATCCATTCTTATTTTTATTCTGAGTGCCTAGAATGTTCTGAAAAATATTCGGGTGCTGCAAATAGATAGAACCCGCAACGAATCCTTTGTACTCCCCTTTGGAGTTGAAGATCGGGTGACTGACGAGTACAATCAACCGCTTCGTAATCCCCATATAGGGCTCTGAAATGAGTGGGGTCCGACGTTCGAGCGCCTGCTGTGCAGCCTGTGAGCTCAGTTTCTGACCGATTAAGGACAGATGGCTTGGTGAAGTCGAGACGATCGTCCCCCCTGCATTGACGACGACAATGGAATTGAAATAATGATTCGTATTCATGAAGAAGTCCAGCTGTGACAGGACATTCGCATCCGTTAGCGGCACATCCTTGAAGTATTCTGCCGTCACTTTCATGCTCTTCTTCATCGATACCACCAACGATTGCGTCGTCTTACTTAAATCCGTCGCATTGATTTTGTTGAATTCTATCGTGTTGTTGTATAACGAGATTCGTTCTGCTCGATACCCGACAATCGTATTGATAATGATCGTGACGAAGACGGAAATGAGTACAACAATAGAGATGATTGCTGATAATTTTAAGCCTTTACGCGGCTGCCTGATCGGTTCCATATCGCTCCTTATGAATGGTTAATCGTCGATTACAAATATTGTCGAATCGATGGTAGAATCTAGTATCTACTTCCTAAAAGCCTATTGTAGCACTTTCTTTTTCGATTGTTCAAGATTTGGTAATTTCGATTTGGAGCTCTTTTTCTTCAATAACAGAAATTTGGCATACCGCAGCGGCGTTTCATACGTTTTATAGAAAGTCTTCTTCATATTGGCTTTCCGGAAAGAGTAACGTTGATCCCTGCAATTCATCTCAATTAATTTCACTTGTCCTGTCTCATCGATGCCAATATCGAGACCAACATCCGCTAAAAGAGGCAGCTTCGTGCTAAGATATTTAACCATTTGAAGCGAAGACTTCTCAACGGTACGCTTCATCTGGTCCGGGTGAAAACCGCTTCCTCGGAACAAGACCTGCATCCGCTTCACTTTCCCACCTTTGGCGACATTGGTCACATGACTTCCTTTCGCCGCCACCTTTCCAACGATTCCGGTAACCTGCCACTTCCCCGTTCCCCCGCGCTGAACGGAGACGCGCAAATCGTAGACATTCCCATCGTGTTTGGCTAATTGGATCGCTTCTTGAATCATATATCTTTGTTTTCCAACCTTTTTCTTGATCCAAGCGATTGCTCTGTCCTCACTTAACAGATAGGTATCTTTCTTCTTCCAAGTCAAGTTCCACAGTCCGTTTGTATTCTTCTGAATCTTGATGATCCCTTCTCCTATACTGCTGCTTGTTGGTTTAATATAAAGCGCACGATGATTGATCATCGCTTTTCGCAGTTGTTCACGAGAGAATTTCACAGACCATGGCAAGTAGCGCCGCATTCGTTTATCTTTGTACATCAACTGATAGATATAGAATTTATCAAACCGATTCACACGGTTAAATATCGTGCTGCGTGTGGCCAACCTCGCCATCATCTGTTTACTCGACTTCGACAGAGCCATGGCGCGATTATGTGTCACACTCGGAATCGGACGACGAACAAGATGGAATTTAGGATGTCTATAAATCAGTCCGACAACTGCATTACTCCGTATGGGCCGTAGTGACATAAAGAAGGGAGTAATGCCAAGTTCTTGACCCGCTTTCTGATAAAAAGCAATGCGTTCACTTCCTGTTTTCCCACTTCGTATTCCTGCATACGTCTTCGGATCGAGGAGAACACCAACGATTGCACCCATCTACTCACCACCATCTATTAATCATATGCCACTCACAGGGTATGCATGGCCTATTCGGAATAACACGGTGGAAGCCTACGGCACGGAATTAATGGCAACTATTGCGCTTCAGCGTCTTGAATCGAGGTCGAGACTCCCGCCGCACCTTGTACTTTTCTACGATATAGCGGCAATAATACCAGCATGCCGATGAAGAACAGACACCCGCTCATCAGATAGACGGTGGATAAGGATAATGCGCTCTTCAGCATCCCGGCCGAGGACATCCCGACGACCATCATCCCCATGAATAGCGGCGTCATCACGCCCCCGACGCGTCCAATGTACGCGCCTTCCGTATTCTGAATCATCAGCGTATTAATCCCGATCATAATGAACGGATAGAAAAATCCGCCGAAGATTTGACATAGGATCGTAAGCGGCAATGCATGCGAAAACCCGTTCCCAATCGTCGTGAACGTGCTGACGATCAGACCGATGGTCAGCAGCGTCTGAGGCCTGATACGCTTGGCGATCGCCATAACGACGGCCCCGCCTACGAGCATCGCCGCCCCGTTCGTCATCATGAGCCATTTCAATTGCCCCTTATCCAGTCCCAAATTCTCCATTGTGACGAAAATGAGCAGCGGCTGAATCAATCCTGCCGCGATACCAGAGAAGAAGAAGGCTCCACCTAGTGATTTCAGTTCTCTCTTGCGCCATACATAACGAAGTCCGTCTTTCAGATCCTGCAGAAAATGAGCCTTCTGCCCTTGCTGATAATCTTCGGTGTCCTTCGGCAGCCACGAGAGAATCCCCGCTGCCCCGAGGAACAAGACGGCCGTGGTCGCTAGCGCAATTTCCAGTCCATATTGTTGATAGATAAACGTTCCTACCATCGGCCCAATCACGACAAAGACCGCTGTTAACGTCTGGTAAATCCCCATGACTGCTTGCAGCTGTTCTTCCGGCACATGCTGCTTATAGAGCTTCATGGCGGAGGGTTGCGAGAATTGTGACAAGATCGAAGAAATTAACGTTGCGAAAAACAAGGCATGCCATGACCCGTACAAGATGATGAGTAACACCGCAAGGATCGATAGTGCGGATAATAGATCACTACCGATCATTGTCCTTCGCGGCTTGGACCGATCGGCAAATGTACCTCCGATAATCGCAAAAATAAAAATTGGCGCGTATTCCATCACCGAGATTAACGACACATAGCGTGGATCGTTATGCGTCATATCCGTGACATACAGCAAAATTGCAAAGTTCCTAACCCATATACCCAAGTGAATGAGCACGCGGGATAAGATGATCGTCCGAACATACGGATTCTTAAACATCGAACTTCCTTCCCCTTTCATGAAATAAATTAAGGTATAGACAAATTATCATGGCGTCTATATTAACAATGGATATATTAACATTATGTTTATAATAACGTCAAACATTTTTTCGTTTTGTCTAGTTTTAGAGAAGCACAAAAAATCTCCAGAGCGGTTGCTCTGGAGATGGATGATCTTCGTATATTACTTCTGAATCATGCGGAAATCGTCGAAATGAAACCCGGGTGCGACAACACAAGAGACGAATACAGGCTCATCGCCTAGCGGTTCTGCCTTCTGCCAGACATGAGCCGGAACCAACGCTTGTGGCTGCTGTCCCTTCAGGATGTCGGCGCCTAGAATAATTTCTTTCTCTGTCTGCGGTTGGTCTGCGAGTCCACCCAGGGTAAGGCGCAGCGGACTTCCTGAATGCCACAACCATAATTCATCGGACAATACCGTATGCCACGCCGAGGATTCACCCGGATGCAATAAGAAGTAAATGGAGGTTGCTGAGAATCGTGGACCGGAATAACTCGGGCCTAAGACATCCTGTGGAATGACGAATGATGATTTCCATAATTCTTTGTACCAACCGCCTTCTGGATGCGGCTGCAGATCAAGTGCATGGACGAGCGGCGAAATCTGTTGTGTAATCATAGCTGTCTCTCCCAACTGTATATTTATCTATAAACTAGGAGTTACCATACAAGATATACGCTTGATTGTAAAGCGAACATCATTGGTATATCGAATACAACTTGACGAAGGTCAGCGACGTCAACAAAAAGGACCCGCCAATTCGCGGGTCCAATCCGTATCTCTTATTTTGAATCCAACATGCGAAGTACGATTACCGTAGCTTCCGCACGAGTCGCTCCAGCTTTCGGAACAAACTTATTGCCGTCACGCCCTTTGATGATCGTCTTATCCACGGCCGCTTCGACCCAGCCTTTAGCCCACGCTGGAATCGCATTCTTGTCCGCGAAATTCAGAGTATCGCCCGAACCCTCTGTCAGCTTCAATCCACGTGCTGCCATTGCTGCAATTTCAGTACGTGAGATCGTGTTGTTCGCCCGGAAGGTATTGTCATCATAGCCTGTGATGATGCCTGCTTTGACTGCTTTGGCGACTTGCGGCTGCGCCCAATTCGGGATCTTCAACAGATCATTGAATTGCAGTGCGTCACCATCCGGCAATTGCAGCGCGCGTGCCAGAATAGCAGCGAATTCCGCGCGTGAGATCGGCGCATCCGGCTTAAATGTGCCGTCCGGATATCCATCGACGATGCCCTTCTCGACCGCTTCTAGAATTTGATCCTTCGCCCAATGGTTCTGAATATCCGTTAGTGCAGGTGCGCTCGCTTTGCCGGAAACCTTGAACGATGCCGAGCTATTTACCGTGACGTTCGATGAATTCAAGTTATGATCTACCGTCTTCATCGCCGTCCAAGTCACTTGAATATCGCCCTCTTTTTTCACTTTGAACGATATGGTGCCGATATCGAAATCCCCATCCTGACCATTCACTTTGCCAATTTTCGTATGCGCGATCGTTATCTCCTTATCCTTCTTGATTGGAGATACGGAGAACCCCTCCATCTTGGACTTCGCCGTGACGACTTCCAATTGATTCGGATCATAAGTGAATTTCGCTTCATAAGCGTACAAGTCCTTGATTCCTTTTCCGCTTAACGTCAGGGAGACCGTCTCACCGATTTTGGCTTGCTTCTGATCTGCTTTTAAAGAGAACACAGGTCCTGTAGCTGCGAATGCTGTATTCAATACGAGAGGCAGGCATAGAATGCCGGCGAGCAAAGTCGATAGGATTTTCGTTTTCATAGGATCGTCCCTTCAAATATCATTATATTTTTAGTATGGGTATGGAATTCACGTTTTAACACTTGCCTGACAACGCGAAGCATCACTCCTTCGGTCAACAAAATCTAGTAACGCTTTCAAAAGAGTTTTCATTTTCGAAACAAATGTTACTATTTGTATCTAAATTACCGCGATTCCGCACATTTTTCAAGGCATTCGACATAACTTCCAATAAACTTATAAAATTCATCATAGAACTATAAATTTATTGTAAAGACGCGGTTTCGACCATATGATTCGACAAAATGTCGAGGTAGTCTTCCGGATCTAGGTCTATTGTACGAAATGAAATGAATGGACCAAAAGTTACAATTTGTATCGAATTAATATAGCAAAAAATACCTATAGCTATGATCTGAAACATGAAGGAAGTCCCCATAGATTCATCGATGGGGACTTCCACCTATACAACAGGTTAGTTAATCAGCTTCTGCGCAATCGCAGCTAAATCGCTGATATCTATAACACCATTGTTATCGAAGTCGGCGAGCTGCACTTTGCTCCAGTTCGGACTTGTCTTCGTCGCGCCATAGTTCGCTGCTGCAATCGCAAGATCACCGATCGTCACTTTGCCGTCGCCATTCAAATCGCCCGTCGCAACCGGTGGCTGCTCCTTCGAGACTTGAATCGTTGCACTAGCATTGCCGATCGTCACTTCTGTTCCAGCAGCATCCGAGATGATCGCCTTCGTGATCGCGATGATACTGTTCACCGCCGCTTCGGCGACTTGCTTCGCTTTGAATGTCAGTTCAAGAACACCCTTCGTACCTGTGACGGCATTCCCTGGTCCTTCACTCGCCACGATGATACGCAACTTGCCGTCTGGCGTTGTCTTCTTATCGACAATACTTACGCCCGTGATCAGTGATTTGGCTCCCATAAATTCAAGTGTGGCTGGATCGAAATCGACCGATAAATCCTGAGCATATACGCCTTGCGTGACGCTGTCCAGGCCGACTTGTACCTTGAATTCTTTCCCCGAGTAGGCCGAATCAGGTGCTGTAATCGACCCCGCTGGAGCAGCTGTTGCGGTGACGGTTATTTTACTGACGGCTTTGAATTTGCCATCCTCTGTCGTTACCGTAATATCCGCGGTTCCCAGTTTCTTGGCCGTAACAACCGCTTTACCGTTCGTGATGGCCACGGAAGCCACGGTATCGTCGCTGCTCGACCATGTCACATTCTTATTCGTCGCATTCGCCGGCTCGACGGTTGCATTCAATTCGATCGTCTGACCCACGGTGAGGGTGGCTTCGGCCTTATCGACTTTCACTCCGGTTACCGCAGTCTGCGTCGTCTCATCGATGACGCGAATCGTATCGAGCACCATCGTGCCGGTTAATTCTGTTCCGGTATTCGACGTGAAGTTCTTGTTAATCGCAAGATAGATATCTTTAGCATTCGCCGTATCGAATCGTAAATCCAAGGTTCCTTTACCTGCATCCAGCTTCTGCGAAGCCAAGTCCTTCACCGTGCCTCCGACATTACCGCGCACTGCGATCGTATACATATCTTTGACTTCAGCGTTGTAGGCCATGGTGAGATGATATTTCTTATCCCCCTGGAACCGTATGGTTTGAGGCAGTGTGCGCAGCACCTCACCTGTGCTCTCCTCATTCGTCTTGAGTGAAGTTGCGCCGTCGATGACATAAGATTTGATCTGCCCATCGAGCTTCTCGACCAGATGCGTACGTACCGGACTGTTCTTCGAATAGACAAAAGGACCATACCCTTCGTCAACATTCTCGAAATCCTCATAGTAGAAGGCACCGCCGTCATGTTCATCCGTCTTCGATGGATTCTCCCATACACGCACATCGTCAAATTGAACAACAGCAGTACCAGGTTCCACATTCAGCGCCAGGGTTGCTGTCGTACCCGTCGCATCAAAATTCACTTTTAGCCGCTCGAAATTCGTATTTAAATATTTGTGCTGCTGTGCCCAGAACTTCACATTGGTGTTATCCAAGTAATTGCTATTCTCTTGCTCACCTTGCTTGACGCTGATGGTCGTGCGGCGCTCGCCATTCACCTTCACCCAGACAGAGGCACTGTATGTCTTCCCTGGCGTTAATCCCGTAAGCTGTTGCGTGACCTCTGCATCCTGAGGACCTGCAACTTGTAGCTTATCATCTGCGTTCCCATCCTTCACGATCGTAACGTGGTCGGTATTTCCGCCTGTCGAGGATTTCTGCCACTTCGTAAAGCCTTGGCTGTCAAATCCGACATCCTTCGCAGCGCCATTGCCTCCCCAATTCATATCTAACGCAGCAGGCGCGTCGCTCTTATAGAGGGCATAACCGATTTGTTTGTCCGCCGTGATCGTTACTTTACCACCCACAACTGGAACATCTGCAACGAATTCACGCCCTAAATCCGAGAGTTTATAGAGCTTCGCGCTGCCAACTTGGCTCCAGGAGGCTGGAAGATCCCAAGTCGTTGCGCCGCCCACCGGATTCCAATGATAGATCTTATCTTCTTTCACTGGGTCCCAAGGGATGAATACCGTGCTGTCGCTAATTTCGCTGCTGTACGTCATGATGGCGATATCTTTGCCATCCTTCGTCAGATGCACTTTGCCATCTTGTTGACGTGCAACCGATACGTTGTTCGTGAAATCTACGCGATCATTGGTCATTTTCGTAATCTGGAAATATTGCATATATTTCGTCGGCAGATTGTGCTCGAAGAAGGCTTCTGTTGTCTTTTTGTAATCGTAGAAGGCAGGATTGTTCTGCCAGTATCCTACACCGACCTGTTTATTGCCTTTCAATAGCGGATCGCTCAAGAAGCCATCCATCGTGTCATTTCGCAAGAAACGCATAATTTTGCTTATATTGCCTTGGTTCGGATAACCTGGATCTGTGCCCCAATGCACCCACGATACTTGTTCATTGAATGGTCCCGCAAATTCGGTGCCGAGCATCCAACCATTGTCTTTCGCATATTTCGCGAGCTGCGCCGCATTCCAGCCAAGGCCGGTATAGACATCGACGTAGAGGAAATCCAAGTTATTGCCAGTATCGGCTTTGAGCATATCGAGACGCCGCTTCAGCTCTCCTGATTCAATATCCTTCGTCTTATCAACATAATAAGCTTGATCGAGCCATCCCCAACCTTTGCTTAGCGGTTGAACCAAATTCTCCATCTTTGTCTCTTTGGCATCGAGAATATACTCAGTCGCGTTAATATGTACGCCGCCCTTAATGTTGTACTTCTTGCCTTCTTCCAGAATATAGTTGAAGTCCTTC
Proteins encoded:
- a CDS encoding endonuclease/exonuclease/phosphatase family protein, whose translation is MNRKEQSSVRLRVLTYNIHHGEGMDGVVDLERIAKVMKSLQPDIIALQEVDKCVPRSDDVDQTAELARLMGMTGVFGHAIDLMDGEYGVAILTRFTIISAQKTNLPNMEHGEQRIVLTAKLDVGSHVPPVTFSAAHLEWNPKEIQAAQAEVILKLHGQDSPYILAGDLNAVPSSDTMKRLTEAWTDATANITDWTNPEDGKIDYIMVGTKNQWHVEEAFLLREDVASDHRPVLAVLTWRG
- a CDS encoding sensor domain-containing diguanylate cyclase; this encodes MEPIRQPRKGLKLSAIISIVVLISVFVTIIINTIVGYRAERISLYNNTIEFNKINATDLSKTTQSLVVSMKKSMKVTAEYFKDVPLTDANVLSQLDFFMNTNHYFNSIVVVNAGGTIVSTSPSHLSLIGQKLSSQAAQQALERRTPLISEPYMGITKRLIVLVSHPIFNSKGEYKGFVAGSIYLQHPNIFQNILGTQNKNKNGSYYYVVDASGRLIYHPDSSRIAEKVDQNPVVQNLIQGNSGQQTVTNIKGVTYLAGFAKVDEVGWGIVSQTPESYIQARSNKLIQNMLVFSMPYLIVLLLLSIWLARRLSKPLYQLANAASRLSQGDESLTSIPLQPSWNYETNELAKTIAIAFNRMKQKTDELSQEAKTDPLTGLTNRRTMMDLTSLWEEQGISYALAMLDLDRFKSVNDTYGHQRGDEVLKFLAMVMMEEKRDQDFCCRYGGEEFTILMPDTTEQEAFIVAERIRARMEKSISPIGRTVTLSIGISSNAEGSEERMDLLLKKADEALYAAKHAGRNRVIMYRNMETEVLLR
- a CDS encoding YheC/YheD family endospore coat-associated protein, whose translation is MGAIVGVLLDPKTYAGIRSGKTGSERIAFYQKAGQELGITPFFMSLRPIRSNAVVGLIYRHPKFHLVRRPIPSVTHNRAMALSKSSKQMMARLATRSTIFNRVNRFDKFYIYQLMYKDKRMRRYLPWSVKFSREQLRKAMINHRALYIKPTSSSIGEGIIKIQKNTNGLWNLTWKKKDTYLLSEDRAIAWIKKKVGKQRYMIQEAIQLAKHDGNVYDLRVSVQRGGTGKWQVTGIVGKVAAKGSHVTNVAKGGKVKRMQVLFRGSGFHPDQMKRTVEKSSLQMVKYLSTKLPLLADVGLDIGIDETGQVKLIEMNCRDQRYSFRKANMKKTFYKTYETPLRYAKFLLLKKKSSKSKLPNLEQSKKKVLQ
- a CDS encoding MFS transporter, whose amino-acid sequence is MFKNPYVRTIILSRVLIHLGIWVRNFAILLYVTDMTHNDPRYVSLISVMEYAPIFIFAIIGGTFADRSKPRRTMIGSDLLSALSILAVLLIILYGSWHALFFATLISSILSQFSQPSAMKLYKQHVPEEQLQAVMGIYQTLTAVFVVIGPMVGTFIYQQYGLEIALATTAVLFLGAAGILSWLPKDTEDYQQGQKAHFLQDLKDGLRYVWRKRELKSLGGAFFFSGIAAGLIQPLLIFVTMENLGLDKGQLKWLMMTNGAAMLVGGAVVMAIAKRIRPQTLLTIGLIVSTFTTIGNGFSHALPLTILCQIFGGFFYPFIMIGINTLMIQNTEGAYIGRVGGVMTPLFMGMMVVGMSSAGMLKSALSLSTVYLMSGCLFFIGMLVLLPLYRRKVQGAAGVSTSIQDAEAQ
- a CDS encoding cupin domain-containing protein, translating into MTQQISPLVHALDLQPHPEGGWYKELWKSSFVIPQDVLGPSYSGPRFSATSIYFLLHPGESSAWHTVLSDELWLWHSGSPLRLTLGGLADQPQTEKEIILGADILKGQQPQALVPAHVWQKAEPLGDEPVFVSCVVAPGFHFDDFRMIQK
- a CDS encoding S-layer homology domain-containing protein, yielding MKTKILSTLLAGILCLPLVLNTAFAATGPVFSLKADQKQAKIGETVSLTLSGKGIKDLYAYEAKFTYDPNQLEVVTAKSKMEGFSVSPIKKDKEITIAHTKIGKVNGQDGDFDIGTISFKVKKEGDIQVTWTAMKTVDHNLNSSNVTVNSSASFKVSGKASAPALTDIQNHWAKDQILEAVEKGIVDGYPDGTFKPDAPISRAEFAAILARALQLPDGDALQFNDLLKIPNWAQPQVAKAVKAGIITGYDDNTFRANNTISRTEIAAMAARGLKLTEGSGDTLNFADKNAIPAWAKGWVEAAVDKTIIKGRDGNKFVPKAGATRAEATVIVLRMLDSK
- a CDS encoding endo-alpha-N-acetylgalactosaminidase family protein, translating into MKTKKRAMKQTSAAIALFMSVQMGVPATLVFADEASSSAVTSNISAVAAAALASYTKDFNDNNVSSWKVVKGSATLSADNGALKAETVGSTVLVDTDSPSIKNGEYEIKMKFKDVPSRIGLLIRYVDANNYALIHYDNNDWGWDFLKNGTETYGGIETVSSPVFEANKEYTFKLRYIDDGVQLWVDGKEVLYATLTNIPMAPGKIGIRSWFNNKTIHIDDIKLTEKESSSANARPITITDTISSNQVTAEIDKEFPRVKQFTWRSSGAVMQGQINGLNEVKINGASSYPIATNYTKHAATATKGEFATYTLNFPEQNVEMDVELEVKDNLLNFRVTRIAENGTTKVRTIDFPNHDLASVLSSEPAAQETAAQVTSQWNTINEEYKDLKGTAADGGGSRTYAFINNDKLAATIVNNVINGDDKVRVKVSTGSDSVKKAALWNGAWTYRGSVAPGFGPEELPWSKVILTPDANSDGALDWQDGAIAYRANAPAPYRSDMIRDNISYIAINLGSTNTNPFMRAFDDAKKISNLTDGFGQIVLHKGYQAEGHDDSHPDYGGHIGIRQGGAKDFNYILEEGKKYNIKGGVHINATEYILDAKETKMENLVQPLSKGWGWLDQAYYVDKTKDIESGELKRRLDMLKADTGNNLDFLYVDVYTGLGWNAAQLAKYAKDNGWMLGTEFAGPFNEQVSWVHWGTDPGYPNQGNISKIMRFLRNDTMDGFLSDPLLKGNKQVGVGYWQNNPAFYDYKKTTEAFFEHNLPTKYMQYFQITKMTNDRVDFTNNVSVARQQDGKVHLTKDGKDIAIMTYSSEISDSTVFIPWDPVKEDKIYHWNPVGGATTWDLPASWSQVGSAKLYKLSDLGREFVADVPVVGGKVTITADKQIGYALYKSDAPAALDMNWGGNGAAKDVGFDSQGFTKWQKSSTGGNTDHVTIVKDGNADDKLQVAGPQDAEVTQQLTGLTPGKTYSASVWVKVNGERRTTISVKQGEQENSNYLDNTNVKFWAQQHKYLNTNFERLKVNFDATGTTATLALNVEPGTAVVQFDDVRVWENPSKTDEHDGGAFYYEDFENVDEGYGPFVYSKNSPVRTHLVEKLDGQIKSYVIDGATSLKTNEESTGEVLRTLPQTIRFQGDKKYHLTMAYNAEVKDMYTIAVRGNVGGTVKDLASQKLDAGKGTLDLRFDTANAKDIYLAINKNFTSNTGTELTGTMVLDTIRVIDETTQTAVTGVKVDKAEATLTVGQTIELNATVEPANATNKNVTWSSSDDTVASVAITNGKAVVTAKKLGTADITVTTEDGKFKAVSKITVTATAAPAGSITAPDSAYSGKEFKVQVGLDSVTQGVYAQDLSVDFDPATLEFMGAKSLITGVSIVDKKTTPDGKLRIIVASEGPGNAVTGTKGVLELTFKAKQVAEAAVNSIIAITKAIISDAAGTEVTIGNASATIQVSKEQPPVATGDLNGDGKVTIGDLAIAAANYGATKTSPNWSKVQLADFDNNGVIDISDLAAIAQKLIN